In Drosophila santomea strain STO CAGO 1482 chromosome 2L, Prin_Dsan_1.1, whole genome shotgun sequence, a single window of DNA contains:
- the LOC120447456 gene encoding serine protease inhibitor dipetalogastin-like, with amino-acid sequence MRCAALIALCLLALLGHLDAKGQTLENLPHPGFKEKPTSLCLCPFTLLPVCGANGKTYSNDCLLNCDKVRLSKLGACDSKHILEMDEKKPYFPINGSKTEPIKYVPGFERGCACPLHFDPVCGSDMKSYANECFLNCKNVGLGRQGKCDDKDDIVGPGILGDGLDPWFGRLCGCTFLLSPVCGVDGKSYANACRLECENVRLLKDGLCNEKDTIQV; translated from the coding sequence ATGCGTTGTGCTGCCCTGATCGCTTTGTGCCTTCTCGCACTTCTGGGCCATTTGGATGCCAAAGGACAAACACTCGAAAATCTTCCTCACCCTGGATTTAAAGAGAAACCAACATCTCTTTGCTTGTGTCCATTTACGTTGCTCCCTGTATGCGGAGCGAATGGGAAAACCTACAGCAACGACTGCCTTCTCAACTGCGACAAGGTTCGGTTATCGAAACTAGGCGCATGTGATTCTAAACATATACTTGAAATGGATGAGAAGAAACCATATTTTCCTATCAATGGGTCTAAGACGGAACCAATCAAATATGTTCCTGGGTTTGAACGCGGTTGCGCGTGTCCATTACATTTTGATCCTGTATGCGGATCGGACATGAAAAGCTACGCCAACGAATGCTTTCTCAACTGCAAAAATGTTGGTTTGGGTAGACAAGGAAAATGTGATGATAAGGATGATATAGTTGGACCAGGCATTTTGGGCGATGGTCTTGACCCTTGGTTTGGACGCCTTTGCGGGTGTACATTTTTGCTTTCCCCTGTATGCGGAGTGGACGGAAAATCCTACGCCAACGCATGCCGTCTAGAATGCGAAAATGTTCGGCTGTTGAAAGATGGCCTATGTAATGAGAAAGATACAATTCAAGTTTAA
- the LOC120447444 gene encoding polycomb protein esc produces MSSDKVKNGNEPDESEESCGDESASYTTNSTTSRSKSPSSSTRSKRRGRRSTKSKPKSRAAYKYDTHVKENHGANIFGVAFNTLLGKDEPQVFATAGSNRVTVYECPRQGGMQLLHCYADPDPDEVFYTCAWSYDLKTSAPLLAAAGYRGVIRVIDVEQNEAVGNYIGHGQAINELKFHPHKLQLLLSGSKDHAIRLWNIQSHVCIAILGGVEGHRDEVLSIDFNMRGDRIVSSGMDHSLKLWCLNTPEFHHKIELSNTFSQEKSTLPFPTVTKHFPDFSTRDIHRNYVDCVQWFGNFVLSKSCENAIVCWKPGQLHQSFEQVKPSDSSCTIIAEFEYDECEIWFVRFGFNPWQKVIALGNQQGKVYVWELDPSDPEGAHMTTLHNSRSVATVRQIAFSRDASVLVYVCDDATVWRWNRRQATSI; encoded by the exons ATGAGCAGTGATAAAGTGAAAAACGGCAACGAGCCCGACGAGTCGGAGGAATCATGTGGC GATGAGTCGGCCAGCTAcaccaccaacagcaccaCCTCGCGCAGCAAGTCCCCGTCGTCCAGCACGCGGAGCAAGCGCCGCGGACGCCGGAGCACCAAATCGAAGCCAAAGAGCCGCGCCGCCTACAAATACGA CACACACGTGAAGGAGAACCACGGAGCCAACATCTTTGGCGTCGCCTTCAACACGCTGCTGGGCAAGGATGAGCCCCAGGTCTTTGCCACGGCGGGCAGCAACCGGGTGACCGTCTACGAGTGCCCGCGACAGGGCGGGATGCAGCTGCTCCACTGCTACGCAGATCCGGAT CCCGATGAGGTATTTTACACCTGCGCCTGGTCGTACGACCTAAAGACCTCTGCGCCGCTCTTGGCCGCGGCTGGATACCGCGGAGTCATCAGGGTTATTGACGTCGAGCAGAACGAGGCGGTGGGCAACTACATCGGCCATGGACAGGCCATTAACGAGCTGAAGTTCCATCCGCACAAGCTGCAGCTTTTGCTGTCGGGCAGCAAGGATCACGCGATTAGATTGTGGAACATCCAGAGTCACGTGTGCATTGCCATCTTGGGCGGAGTGGAGGGACATCGCGACGAGGTGCTATCCATAGACTTTAATATGCGTGGCGATCGCATTGTGTCGAGCGGCATGGATCACTCGCTGAAACTGTGGTGTCTGAATACGCCCGAATTCCATCACAAGATCGAGCTGTCGAATACTTTCAGCCAGGAGAAGTCAACCCTGCCCTTCCCCACGGTGACCAAGCATTTCCCCGACTTTTCTACGAGGGATATACACAGGAACTACGTGGACTGTGTGCAGTGGTTTGGCAACTTTGTGCTCTCCAAGTCCTGCGAAAATGCCATTGTCTGCTGGAAGCCGGGACAACTGCATCAGAGCTTCGAGCAGGTGAAGCCGAGCGACTCCTCCTGCACGATCATCGCGGAATTCGAGTACGACGAATGCGAGATCTGGTTCGTGCGGTTCGGCTTCAATCCGTGGCAGAAGGTGATCGCCCTGGGCAACCAGCAGGGCAAGGTGTATGTGTGGGAGCTGGATCCCAGCGATCCGGAGGGCGCCCACATGACCACCCTGCACAACTCGCGCAGCGTGGCCACGGTGCGTCAGATTGCCTTCTCCCGGGATGCCAGCGTGCTGGTGTACGTGTGCGATGACGCCACCGTGTGGCGCTGGAACCGCAGACAAGCGACTTCCATCTGA
- the LOC120447454 gene encoding serine protease inhibitor dipetalogastin-like, producing MRCAALIALCILALLGHSNAKGLKRDYIPFREPKKDRGMYPLPFAGPKKERNSSPPEFGRPCGCPLIYTPVCGADRKTYANGCILNCKNVLLFREGRCDSRDEELRKEPIIYHSEPCACPLHSNPVCGADGKTYGNECFLKCQNVRFFRQGRCDGKDDTFALQRPHSKYHPHPGFERPCACPLHLSPVCGADGKTYPNQCRLKCSKVRLWQQGACDNKNDLFEIMKSKKYK from the coding sequence ATGCGTTGTGCTGCCCTGATCGCTTTGTGCATTCTCGCACTTCTGGGCCATTCGAATGCTAAAGGACTAAAACGCGACTATATTCCTTTCCGTGAGCCTAAAAAGGATCGAGGCATGTATCCTCTTCCTTTCGCTGGGCCTAAGAAGGAACGAAATTCAAGTCCACCTGAATTTGGACGCCCTTGCGGGTGTCCACTTATATATACTCCTGTATGCGGAGCGGACAGGAAAACCTACGCCAACGGTTGCATTCTAAACTGCAAAAATGTTCTGTTGTTTAGAGAAGGAAGATGTGATAGTAGAGATGAAGAATTAAGAAAGGAACCAATCATATATCATTCTGAACCTTGCGCGTGTCCATTACATTCGAATCCTGTATGCGGAGCGGACGGGAAAACCTACGGCAACGAATGCTTTCTTAAATGCCAAAACGTTCGGTTTTTTAGACAAGGAAGATGTGATGGTAAAGATGATACATTTGCACTTCAAAGGCCACATTCCAAATATCATCCTCATCCTGGGTTCGAACGCCCCTGCGCGTGTCCATTACATTTGAGTCCTGTATGCGGAGCGGACGGGAAAACCTACCCCAACCAATGCCGTCTAAAATGTAGTAAGGTTCGGTTGTGGCAACAAGGAGCATGtgataataaaaatgatttatttgaaatcatgaaatcgaaaaaatacaaataa
- the LOC120447490 gene encoding serine protease inhibitor dipetalogastin-like, with protein sequence MSSSLFTALCLLAVVVLTGAQVTRPLCPCPRIRAPVCGSDNITYINYCELRCAAQVKQIEMVKMGRC encoded by the coding sequence ATGAGTAGCTCACTTTTCACCGCTCTGTGCCTGCTTGCAGTCGTGGTCCTGACTGGCGCCCAAGTCACGAGGCCCCTTTGCCCGTGTCCAAGAATACGTGCCCCTGTCTGCGGATCGGACAACATCACCTACATCAACTATTGCGAACTGCGTTGTGCAGCGCAGGTTAAACAGATTGAAATGGTCAAGATGGGCAGATGCTAA